The following are encoded in a window of Carya illinoinensis cultivar Pawnee chromosome 15, C.illinoinensisPawnee_v1, whole genome shotgun sequence genomic DNA:
- the LOC122296284 gene encoding disease resistance protein TAO1-like: MNLIILRMRHSLIKELGDRFKPKNLTIMKLENCEFLEKIPDLSSLSNLKELAVLFCTRLVEVHDSVGCLENLSMLDFFHCSKLRIFPRSLNLRSLCYLGLQDCPSIRYLPEIECKMESLIELNLCDTAIEELLLSIRNLIRLESLYLRGCKNLMHLPIACIGLQHLRWLEIGGNCPDFVQKMIDDGLSLVAIEYTKMEEEISLLEERLHKLVSPTNSSNGSTGLQLLNLQNCFQLETNFFPISSLFTIFNSSASLRHLYLSSTYLVCRLTSIKDIMSLESLSLSYCCKLEEIPELPPNIREVYVRGCKLLEIFWEVLKILELNGSHIKSLRRTDLDRCYKMLENIWNDRVQIPLLWKVCMYV; the protein is encoded by the exons ATGAATCTCATTATTTTGAGAATGCGGCATAGCCTCATAAAGGAGTTAGGGGATAGATTCAAGCCCAAG aATTTGACAATTATGAAATTGGAAAATTGTGAATTCTTAGAAAAGATTCCGGATCTTTCAAGCctctcaaatttgaaggaattggCTGTCCTATTTTGTACAAGATTAGTTGAGGTGCATGATTCCGTTGGATGTTTGGAAAATCTTTCTATGTTGGATTTTTTTCATTGCTCTAAACTCCGAATCTTTCCAAGAAGCCTCAATTTGAGATCTTTATGCTATCTTGGTCTTCAGGATTGCCCAAGCATTCGTTATCTTCCTGAAATCGAGTGTAAAATGGAATCTTTAATTGAATTGAATCTATGTGACACCGCAATAGAAGAGCTACTTTTATCCATCAGGAACCTCATACGACTCGAGTCTTTATATTTAAGAGGCTGCAAAAACCTTATGCATCTCCCAATTGCTTGCATTGGGCTGCAACATTTACGTTGGCTAGAGATTGGTGGTAATTGTCCAGATTTTGTACAGAAGATGATAGATGATGGGCTATCCCTTGTGGCTATTGAGTATACAAAAATGGAAGAGGAGATATCATTACTTGAAGAACGACTCCATAAATTGGTGTCTCCAACAAATTCAAGCAATGGGAGCACTGGATTACAATTGTTGAATCTTCAAAATTGTTTCCAATTAGaaacaaatttctttccaatATCTAGTTTATTTACCATATTTAACTCCTCCGCCAGTTTGCGTCATTTATATCTATCTTCCACTTATCTTGTTTGCCGTCTCACGAGCATCAAAGATATTATGAGCCTCGAATCTCTTTCCTTGAGCTATTGTTGTAAACTTGAAGAAATACCAGAGCTTCCACCAAATATAAGAGAAGTATATGTTAGGGGATGCAAGTTATTAGAAATATTTTGGGAAGTATTAAAAATATTGGAACTCAATGGAAGCCACATCAAATCGCTACGAAGAACTGATTTGGACCGCTGCTACAAAATGCTTGAAAATATATGGAATGATAGAGTGCAAATTCCTTTATTGTGgaaggtatgtatgtatgtgtga